One genomic region from Pseudomonas sp. R5-89-07 encodes:
- a CDS encoding DUF1656 domain-containing protein: MIGDLDISGVFLPTLLVLMGITYVLFLVVHGLLTRMHFYRLVWHRALFNVGLYALLLGAVDSLSRYLMT, encoded by the coding sequence ATGATCGGTGACCTGGATATCAGCGGTGTCTTCCTGCCCACGCTGCTGGTGCTGATGGGCATTACGTATGTGTTGTTTCTGGTGGTGCACGGGTTGTTGACGCGCATGCACTTCTATCGCCTGGTCTGGCACCGGGCATTGTTCAATGTGGGGCTCTACGCGCTGTTGCTGGGCGCGGTGGACTCACTCAGTCGATACCTGATGACATGA
- a CDS encoding MarR family winged helix-turn-helix transcriptional regulator, which yields MNLSSSMVVGARNWRKICQTTLVSYGISEACAVPLLMIGRLGDGVHQVKVAQASGMESPSLVRLLDRLCNDGYVCRTEDIHDRRAKALSLTERGRELVQAVEAQLVRLRKEVLVDIAATDLEAALRVLRAFEAAEAVAP from the coding sequence ATGAACCTCAGCAGCAGCATGGTGGTGGGCGCCCGTAACTGGCGCAAAATCTGCCAGACCACGCTGGTGAGCTATGGCATCTCCGAAGCCTGCGCCGTGCCGCTGTTGATGATCGGCCGTTTGGGCGACGGTGTGCACCAGGTCAAGGTGGCCCAGGCATCCGGCATGGAGAGCCCGTCGCTGGTGCGCTTGCTCGACCGGCTGTGCAATGACGGCTATGTGTGCCGCACCGAAGACATCCACGACCGTCGCGCGAAAGCCCTGAGCCTCACCGAGCGCGGCCGTGAGCTGGTGCAGGCGGTGGAAGCGCAACTGGTGCGCCTGCGCAAGGAAGTTCTGGTGGATATTGCCGCCACCGACCTGGAAGCCGCACTGCGCGTGCTGCGGGCCTTCGAAGCGGCCGAGGCGGTTGCGCCTTGA
- a CDS encoding efflux RND transporter periplasmic adaptor subunit: MKKPFLTIGRVVLTLLIVSFAVVVVWRMVMYYMFAPWTRDGHIRADIVQIAPDVSGLIQRVDVRDNQLVTKGQVLFAVDQDRFKLALRQAQAAVADRQETLAQAQREYKRNRGLGNLVPSEQLEESQSRVARAQSALAEAQVTVDSAQLNLDRSVIRSPVDGYVNDRAPRTQEFVTAGRPVLSVVDSNSFHIDGYFEETKLDGIRVGMGVDIRVIGDNARLHGHVQSIVAGIEDRDRSSGSNLLPNVNPAFSWVRLAQRIPVRIAFDDVPADFRMIAGRTATVSIIDDKANDGAQP; encoded by the coding sequence ATGAAAAAACCTTTTTTGACCATCGGCCGTGTAGTCCTGACGTTGCTGATCGTGAGTTTCGCGGTCGTCGTTGTGTGGCGCATGGTCATGTACTACATGTTTGCACCCTGGACCCGTGACGGGCACATCCGCGCCGACATCGTGCAGATCGCCCCGGACGTGTCCGGGCTGATCCAGCGGGTGGACGTGCGCGATAACCAGCTGGTGACCAAGGGCCAGGTGCTGTTCGCCGTCGACCAGGACCGCTTCAAGCTGGCCCTGCGCCAGGCCCAGGCCGCCGTCGCCGATCGTCAGGAAACCCTGGCCCAGGCCCAGCGCGAGTACAAGCGTAACCGTGGCCTGGGCAACCTGGTGCCCAGCGAGCAACTGGAAGAAAGCCAGTCCCGCGTGGCGCGTGCCCAGTCAGCCCTGGCCGAGGCGCAAGTGACGGTGGATTCGGCGCAGCTCAACCTCGACCGCTCGGTGATCCGCAGCCCGGTGGACGGCTACGTCAACGACCGCGCGCCGCGCACCCAGGAATTCGTCACCGCCGGGCGCCCGGTGCTGTCGGTGGTGGACAGCAATTCCTTCCATATCGACGGCTACTTCGAAGAGACCAAGCTCGACGGCATCCGCGTCGGCATGGGTGTGGATATCCGCGTGATCGGCGACAACGCCCGTCTGCATGGGCATGTGCAAAGCATCGTCGCCGGTATCGAAGACCGCGACCGCAGCAGCGGCTCCAACCTGCTGCCCAACGTCAACCCGGCGTTCAGCTGGGTGCGCCTGGCCCAGCGGATTCCCGTGCGTATCGCCTTTGACGATGTGCCGGCGGACTTTCGCATGATCGCCGGGCGGACGGCGACGGTGTCGATCATCGACGACAAGGCCAACGACGGAGCCCAGCCATGA
- a CDS encoding FUSC family protein: protein MNGFFTGFPPARDWFYGVRTFAASMIALYIAMLMQMPRPYWAMATVYIVSSPFVGPTSSKALYRAIGTLMGAAAAVFFVPMFVQSPYILVVVIALWTGTLLFLSLHLRTANNYALMLAGYTLPLIALPVVDNPLAVWDVAEARTEEIFLGIAVAAVVGAMFWPRRLMPVFDGSVAKWFTDAQVYSQRFLTRDVDPEAVSSLRGGMVATFNTLELMIGQLPHEGARPQTVRNTKELRGRMIHLLPVIDALDDAVYAIEHRAPEFLDQLTPLLKEANAWLDSTTQAAPLERWRELRDKIDAAQPQGEALDDRHTLLFSNALYRLGEWVDLWQDCRTLQAAIGCESQDTWRAVYRHWRLGRLTPFLDRGLMFYSAFSTVTAIIVASVLWILLGWTDGGSAVILAAVACSFFASMDDPAPQIYRFFFWTAMSVLLASLYLFLVLPNLHDFPMLVLAFAVPFICIGTLTVQPRFYLGMLLTLVNTSSFISIQGAYDADFLNFANVNLAGPVGLLFAFIWTLIARPFGAELAAKRLTRFSWRDIVSLTEPATLAEHRHMAAQMLDRLMQHLPRLALTGQDTGTALRDLRVALNLLDLLAYSPRILGVPRVLLNQVVEGVGGYFKACLKAGERLPAPSGLLMTLDRTRRALNGQGLQDDGDTRLHLLHALAGLRLALLPGVEFIGGTEMQAPLPDGAPL, encoded by the coding sequence TTGAACGGGTTCTTTACCGGCTTTCCGCCCGCGCGCGACTGGTTCTACGGCGTGCGTACGTTCGCCGCCTCGATGATCGCGCTGTACATCGCCATGCTCATGCAAATGCCGCGTCCCTACTGGGCGATGGCCACGGTGTATATCGTCTCCAGCCCCTTTGTCGGCCCCACCAGCTCCAAAGCGTTGTACCGCGCCATCGGCACCTTGATGGGCGCGGCGGCGGCGGTGTTTTTTGTGCCGATGTTCGTGCAGTCGCCCTATATTCTGGTGGTGGTGATCGCCCTGTGGACGGGCACCTTGCTGTTCCTCTCCCTGCACCTGCGCACCGCCAATAACTACGCCTTGATGCTGGCCGGCTACACTTTGCCGCTGATCGCCCTGCCGGTAGTGGATAACCCGCTGGCGGTGTGGGATGTGGCTGAGGCGCGTACCGAAGAAATCTTCCTCGGCATCGCCGTGGCTGCCGTGGTGGGCGCAATGTTCTGGCCGCGTCGCCTGATGCCGGTGTTCGATGGCTCGGTGGCCAAGTGGTTTACCGACGCCCAGGTCTACAGCCAGCGCTTTCTCACCCGCGATGTGGACCCGGAAGCGGTCAGCAGCCTGCGCGGCGGCATGGTTGCCACCTTCAACACCCTCGAATTGATGATCGGCCAGTTGCCCCACGAAGGCGCGCGGCCGCAGACGGTGCGCAACACCAAGGAACTGCGCGGGCGCATGATTCACCTGTTGCCGGTGATCGACGCCCTGGACGATGCGGTGTACGCCATCGAACACCGCGCCCCGGAGTTTCTCGATCAGCTCACACCGCTGCTCAAAGAGGCCAACGCCTGGCTCGACAGCACCACCCAGGCCGCACCTCTTGAACGCTGGCGCGAACTGCGCGACAAGATCGACGCCGCGCAACCCCAGGGCGAAGCGCTGGACGACCGCCACACGCTGCTGTTCTCCAACGCCCTGTACCGCCTCGGCGAATGGGTCGACCTGTGGCAAGACTGCCGCACCCTGCAAGCCGCCATCGGGTGCGAAAGCCAGGACACCTGGCGCGCCGTGTACCGTCACTGGCGCCTGGGCCGGCTCACGCCCTTCCTCGACCGTGGCCTGATGTTCTACTCGGCGTTTTCCACCGTCACCGCGATCATCGTCGCCTCCGTGCTCTGGATCCTGCTGGGCTGGACCGACGGCGGCAGCGCGGTGATCCTGGCCGCCGTCGCGTGCAGCTTTTTCGCCTCGATGGACGACCCCGCGCCGCAGATCTACCGGTTCTTTTTCTGGACCGCGATGTCGGTGCTGCTGGCCAGCCTGTACCTGTTCCTGGTGCTGCCCAACCTGCACGATTTCCCCATGCTGGTGCTGGCGTTCGCCGTGCCGTTCATCTGCATCGGCACTCTCACCGTGCAGCCACGGTTTTACCTGGGCATGCTACTGACGCTGGTCAACACCTCATCGTTCATCAGCATCCAGGGCGCCTATGACGCCGATTTTCTCAACTTCGCCAACGTCAACCTGGCCGGCCCGGTTGGCCTGCTGTTTGCCTTTATCTGGACCCTGATTGCGCGGCCTTTCGGTGCGGAACTGGCGGCCAAGCGCCTGACCCGTTTCAGCTGGCGCGACATCGTCAGCCTTACCGAACCTGCGACCCTGGCCGAACACCGGCACATGGCCGCGCAAATGCTCGACCGCCTGATGCAGCACCTGCCGCGCCTGGCCCTTACCGGCCAGGACACCGGCACCGCCCTGCGCGACCTGCGCGTGGCGCTGAACCTGCTCGATCTGCTCGCCTATTCGCCGCGCATCCTCGGCGTACCTCGTGTGCTGCTCAACCAGGTGGTCGAAGGCGTGGGCGGTTATTTCAAGGCCTGCCTCAAGGCCGGTGAACGCTTGCCTGCGCCCAGCGGTCTGCTGATGACCCTGGACCGCACGCGCCGCGCCCTCAACGGCCAAGGCCTGCAAGACGACGGCGACACGCGCCTGCACCTGCTGCACGCCCTGGCCGGGCTGCGCCTGGCACTGCTGCCTGGCGTGGAATTCATTGGCGGTACAGAGATGCAAGCGCCGTTACCGGATGGAGCGCCTTTATGA
- a CDS encoding DUF2789 domain-containing protein — MESPVHSLPALFKQLGLPDDPVSIEQFIAVHSPLKPELKLADAFFWSDSQRAFLREEILEDADWAVVVDELNVMLRGGRGM, encoded by the coding sequence ATGGAATCGCCCGTACACAGCCTGCCAGCCTTGTTCAAACAGCTGGGCCTGCCGGATGACCCGGTCAGTATCGAGCAATTCATCGCGGTTCATTCACCGCTCAAGCCCGAATTGAAACTGGCGGATGCGTTTTTCTGGAGCGATAGCCAGAGGGCGTTTTTGCGTGAGGAAATTCTGGAGGATGCGGATTGGGCAGTGGTGGTGGATGAGTTGAATGTGATGTTGCGGGGCGGGCGAGGGATGTAA